From Leishmania braziliensis MHOM/BR/75/M2904 complete genome, chromosome 35:
CTGCGGGTGCCATTCACGACGTACCTCCGACAATTCGCTCATACCGCTGTTTGCATCTACCTTGCCGTCTTTTTCCGTCTTCGTCGttccccctctttcactCGCTTCGCAATTTTTCTGTGCGTTTCACAGCAGTCTTGAATTTCACTTGAAGATAAAGTGCGTGGAAAGACTGCGGAGGGCCTCTCTATCgttcttccctccccttccctcccgcTCTCTATCCCTCTCGCGCATCCCTATCTTGGTTCAGGATCCTAGCTTTGCACCTGCACACCACCCGTTGTGCGCGTTCTCTAATACCTTTTCTCCTTCTACCTCCAAGTCTCCTTCAACCATGGGTAAGACTGTGCTGAGCTGCCGCAAGGGCAACGGCTCTGTGTACCAGGTGCACGGCCACAAGCGCCTCGGCTCCGCCAAGCTGCGCATTCTGGACTACGCCGAGCGCCACGGCTACATGCGCGGCGTGGTGAAGTCGATCGAGCACGAGGCTGGTCGtggtgcggcgctggcgcgcgtgGAGTTCCGCCATCCGTACAAGTTCCGCCGTGTGAAGGAGCTGATGGTGGCGCCGGAAGGCATGTTCACTGGCCAGTCGGTGTTCTGCGGCCAGAAGGCGCCGCTCGCGATCGGCAACGTGCTGCCCCTGGGCCAGATCACGGAGGGCTGCATCGTGTGCAACGTGGAGGCGAAGCCTGGCGACCGCGGCACACTTGCGCGCGCGTCCGGCGACTACTGCATCATCATCTCGCACAACCACGAGACGGGCCGCACGCGCCTGAAGCTGCCAAGCGGGCAGAAGAAGTCTGTGCCGAGCACAAGCCGCGCGATGATCGGCAtcatcagcggcggcgggcgCATCGAGAAGCCCGTGCTGAAGGCCGGTAACTCGTTCTACCGCTTCCGCGGCAAGCGCAACTGCTGGCCCAAGGTGCGTGGTGTTGCCCGCAACCCGGTGGAGCACCCGCACGGTGGTGGTAATCATCAGCACATTGGTCACCCGTCGACGGTGTCGCGCCACTCGCCGCCGGGCCAGAAGGTGGGCCTGATCGCTGCCCGCCGCACCGGCCGTATTCGGGGTGGTAAGGCTGTCAAGGGCGCGTGGCACCCGGAGGAGTAAAGGGCAAGATCAGCCGGCGACTGAGTGGTGCCGCGTTTTGTGCGGTGGCGCTCAGTTCCTGTGGACTTTGTCTCCTTTTGGGTGTCTTTTGCTACTCCTTGCCGCTGGCATACTCCTCCGAGCTCgttgtctgtgcgtgtgcgcatcaTCCGCGGGTGTGGAGGCAGGCACTCAGCTGGGACAGGGGCGAAGAGGAGCAAACGAACACCTGGAAAAAAGCCCCGACTGCATAGTCTCTCTAAGTGCAGTGCAGTGGTGGATGTGAGGTTTTTTTCGGGTGTCATTTTACCTCTTTTCGACTAGAGaaagcggcagaggcgaGTGGCGGCTAAAGGGGACGCCTTGCTGCTGTTCTGGGTGCCACGGACTTCTTCTGATTTCGGCTCACTTGGAGGTATGCAGTGAAAAGGTATGCGCTTCcgttgtcttttttttttggttgtACGGCGTACTTCTTGAGCGTAATCCCCCCGCGTTGTCTGTGAGTGTCCGCAAATCTACACAGGCCATGAGAGGCTGCCACATCTTTTTAGATTCTGCATCTTTCTCTAACACGTGACGAGGATGCGCGCGGCGAGTGCACGCATGATTGGCCGAGTTGTGCGAGTGATCGAGCCCATATGGATGCAATGCGGTGTTGCGGCATGGGCTACCGGgggtgttgttgctgctgctactactACTGTGGCACGAGAGGGagcaagagggggaggggagagctGAATAGTGTTTGGCTaggcggtggagggggaTGGGCTCATCTTCACGCCATCCAAGCCGATGTGCGATTGGGTGTATGCGGGGGTGTTCACAGCACCTTTATTTTCTTCCCCAATATTCCCCgttcccctctcccgcttctCACCGACCCGCCTGCGGCCGTTCCATCCGTTTAGCAGTCAACTAAGACGAGGAaagctccctctctcttcccttgtGATGCACAAGCGAGGATAAAGCGATGCATGATGAAATGAACGGCGGGCGATGTCCTCTAGCTGAGTCTGCACTTGCTGGTGCGTCCCTCCGGTATGAAAAGTGCACGCAGTCACTCTGCAGCCACTATTGTGAGAGTGGAGTGTTACTTTGTGTAAGCGGTAGTGGGCTCAGCTGCCCTGCCCTCCGCTGTCgtggctgccactgctgttgTGTCAGTGGTATACTCACTTCCAGTAGTtgcaggagagaagaagagcagctcCCGATGCTCCGGACGGCGCTTGAATATGTTTTGCTACCGTGAGCGGTTCGTTTTGCTGTCTtcccgcgtgcgcctctgtgcATTCTTTCTATGCTTCACGTCCTTCTTTgtttccctcccttctcggGTTTCCCTGTACGCCTCATACATTTCTTTTCACCCTTCTGTCCGCCCCTGTTCCGCTCTTTGTGCCTTTGCCTCACTCTCACCCATACCAAACGACTcctgtgtttctttttttgtgcGCACTCTGCGTCTCGTGTGAGTATACTTCACACCTTTGCGTCACACACGCTCTGTTCATTGTTGCGGTGACGTGCGCTCATTACACACTCGCAGTCAGTGAAGAAcgcaccccctccttcaACCATGGGTAAGACTGTGCTGAGCTGCCGCAAGGGCAACGGCTCTGTGTACCAGGTGCACGGCCACAAGCGCCTCGGCTCCGCCAAGCTGCGCATTCTGGACTACGCCGAGCGCCACGGCTACATGCGCGGCGTGGTGAAGTCGATCGAGCACGAGGCTGGTCGtggtgcggcgctggcgcgcgtgGAGTTCCGCCATCCGTACAAGTTCCGCCGTGTGAAGGAGCTGATGGTGGCGCCGGAAGGCATGTTCACTGGCCAGTCGGTGTTCTGCGGCCAGAAGGCGCCGCTCGCGATCGGCAACGTGCTGCCCCTGGGCCAGATCACGGAGGGCTGCATCGTGTGCAACGTGGAGGCGAAGCCTGGCGACCGCGGCACACTTGCGCGCGCGTCCGGCGACTACTGCATCATCATCTCGCACAACCACGAGACGGGCCGCACGCGCCTGAAGCTGCCAAGCGGGCAGAAGAAGTCTGTGCCGAGCACAAGCCGCGCGATGATCGGCAtcatcagcggcggcgggcgCATCGAGAAGCCCGTGCTGAAGGCCGGTAACTCGTTCTACCGCTTCCGCGGCAAGCGCAACTGCTGGCCCAAGGTGCGTGGTGTTGCCCGCAACCCGGTGGAGCACCCGCACGGTGGTGGTAATCATCAGCACATTGGTCACCCGTCGACGGTGTCGCGCCACTCGCCGCCGGGCCAGAAGGTGGGCCTGATCGCTGCCCGCCGCACCGGCCGTATTCGGGGTGGTAAGGCTGTCAAGGGCGCGTGGCACCCGGAGGAGTAAAGGGCAAGATCAGCCGGCGACTGAGTGGGGCCGCGTTTTGTGCGGTGGCGCTCAGTTCCTGTGGACTTTGTCTCCTTTTGGGTGTCTTTTGCTACTCCTTGCCGCTGGCATACTCCTCCGAGCTCgttgtctgtgcgtgtggttCCCTGTGACACTTATTTGACGACGTGCATCGGTGCGACGTACGTCTCTTTACGTGCCACTGAACTGACCTCATTTCTGTCTTTTGTTGGCTGACGGCATATTTGATCATTTTCATCTTTACTCAAAATAATGAGTGCAAAGCGTAGCTGAAACGTGTGTCGTGAAGGAAAAACAGGGAGATGCCGACTGCAGCGTCTGTGCCTGAGTACTAAGTACTTCGTCATTGTCGTATGGCTCTCACTCGGCGGCTAGCGTGTTGAGTGCCTGTTGCCTCTCCTTCGGTCTCCAGCTGATTTCCTTACGGTCCCTGTGTGAAatgggtggaggaggagggaaaaggagagaggaaatggacgctctgtgtgtgtgcgcgcgtggagCTGCTTTCTCAGGAGGGCATGAGTAGGCATAGAGGAAGGCGTCTGCATCGCGTCACATGTCTGttacacacacccagacggcagtgctgctcctGGCGCGTGAGCTTCGTACTCGGGAGGCATTCGTACGACCATCTTGAGTGGAGCgcgcctctcctccgtctcctctCATGTCTACCCCCTGCCCAAAAAGCACCATCTCGCTGATGTCATGCCCGCGTCACGCACTCGTcctgcctctttttcttcccttcttgTTTCTTTCCCATTGCCGCGGGGTCGGCGCTCGCCACCAATGCTCGAACTCTTTTTACTGTTCCACTTTACTGTTCGCTTCTCTCGAATTCCCCTTCTCACACCTTCacgccccttcctcccccgtTCTGCTCTTCACGGCTTCGTGGTGTACATATCGCACCCTACGCGGGTGAGCAGGCAACGCCTTTTCCACTAGTGCACAAAAAAGCAAGCAGATGCGCATTTgcgcatcacacacacacacacgcacacaagcaaagGCACGCCTCTTTCACAAAGTTGTCCCGTTACTCtcgcttcttttccttctctctcatctctctcctgcttTTCGCTTCGTCGTTGCGTATCGTAAACGACCTCGCCAACTCGGCTCTGTCAGCATCGTGTTGTCGCTGTGTAGCCTTGATactgcgttgctgctgtggcacaCCCCCTGCAACCTTTACAGCTATCCCACCTTGTTAGTGCACCGTTTCAGATTtgaaaaaacaaaaaggaaaaacaatCATTGTTattgttgctgctgcgtctcctgctgcagattctctctgtctcttcgCACAAACCCTCTCACCTCTTTCTGCTCTGCGCCGTATATctgctccccccttctctctctctctctcttagtGGGTACCCGCGTGCACCTTTTCTTTGGTGATAGCGACGTCAAcggctttctctttcttccttcAGTGTggtctttttcttttcccttttcgaGCTGCGAAGTTGTTCGTGTGGTGGCTCCGATATCGTGTGCATTTGTTGTCCCTTTTGGTGCCGTTGTTTTCTCGTCAGCGGGCCGCCTTCCTGCAAAGAGCGAAAATAAAAAGACGTGTGGGCCTTGcgtctcccccttcccttcctctctctccctctcgttgACTCCCTCGCACTCCTTTCACTTTTCTCTCCTATCATTTGGCTCGTGTGTCgattttctttttctctctatCCTTCGCTCTTTTAggacgagaagagagggaatcGTTAACAACAACAAGGCCCGACAGAGAGGACGCGGCCGTAGTAGCACCCCACGTGAGAGGACGCTGTTACGTGAGTGCGTGTGGATGTATCAGAGGCCGAGAAGAGTCCCACGAAAGGAGAAGCGAAACACTATCCGAAGCGCAGAAGAACGGAagacagggggggggggcagctTGCCTCTTAGTCTACCTGCACTGCTCTGTATTCTGAATTCCCGCCGCTTATCTAATATTTTCTTATGTTATTTGCGCTGTGgccgctctttttctttggctAACGGCAttgcctccttttcttgCAATCGTTGCACATTTCTACTATCAtcgtgcgtgtctgtgcgtgtgtgtcgctctctctctctgtctgtgtgtgtccgcTGCATATCTCTCGTGTTTCTCGCGGAGTCCCTTGCCTTTCCACCATCAACACTATCGCCATCCACAGGTGGTACGGCGGTCTACCGCTGGTGATACGCACACGGGCACGCACCGATATAAACCGATACACAAGAGACCGACAGAGGTGAGGCAAAGACCGCGCACATCTTGTGTCTCGGTTTTGCCGTGGTCACTTGCTTGGATTTGCTCGTCGCGGTGAGGACACGCCCGCTCTATCTGTGTTTCgtctttcctttgcttttccTCCCATATTGTAGAACTTCGCATTTGCCTTGCCCTAGCAgtggaaagaaaaggtgACTTGCCTACACCTTTCAATCTCTCTGTCCCCGTCAGCGGTTGCCCAGACCTCCGCTTACCAACGCATAGGAGCGCTCCCGCGCTTTCTTCACTCCGTTGGGCATAATAGGGAGATCACCAATTGACCACTGCCAATAAAAGAAATAAATGAGCGACTTTGACGCACCTCTGCCGAGGGGTTACTCATGCAATAGTGGTCATGGCACCCACACTCCTCGTCAACGAGTGCCACAGCTGAATATCTCGGAGTGCTCGTCTGCAGCTTCGGCTTCCAAAGGGACAGCTTCGCGAGCGGGTAGCACGGCGTGCAAAACAAGCGGTCGCACCGGGCGGCGTGCGAGCCTACTACCCGTACTTCGTATCCCAGTGCACGAGGAGCCGGAGCGGAATGAAGTGCTACCCTCACCATACCCATACGCGACGTCGCCTTTCCGGGGAGGCTCACCGTCCATCATGTCTATGCTCCGTGTAGCGTCAATTTCAAGCGAGAacccgccacctccaccggaTATCCAACACATTGAGGGGCAGCTTTGGTACGTGAAGGGGAAGAATGGCCCAGGGAGAAAGCACGCATCTCTGCAGTGGGTCGTATGCGAAGACCAGCGACTCTCTATATACAGCAGCTGGGCGAATAGCCGCCGCCTCATAGAGGAGATGTGTTTTGAGCGGGTGCATATCTTGTTTGACTTtctacacccacacaagcaTCCGGAGGTGCTAGGCAGCGGTGCCCCGCAGACGCGTCGCCTGTCGATTCACCGAAACGAGCCCCGCACCACAGCGGAGTTGCGCTACGCATTTCAAATACGCGACCCCTGCGACGTCAAAACCTTCGCCGGATATCACTACTTTGGGGTCGAGTATGTGTTGCGTGACTTGTCGACGGagaggctgcggcgcagCCTTGCAATCTTCTGCACTGATCATCCAGATGACCATCGAAAGTGGCGTGACTTCTGGGAAGAGATGCAGGTGCGGTACCCCATGGTTCGGAATCGAAGCGCCACATCGATGCCGATGGACATGAGCTCGGAGTTAATGAGTGAATTCCTGCTTCCCTCgcaggcggcgaggcgggCAGTAGAGGGACAAAGTAAACAAGATACGGACTCGGTGAGCAGCTCATGCTTGCCCTCGCCGATCAACCAAGATGACGACAACCTCACTGGTACACGTACGCCGGAGTGGACTGATAGCGAACACAGGCAGCTTCACTCGAGGGGCAgcacaccacctcccccctttgTGTTGCTAGGCAGTACCACCACCGATGGCGTGCATCAAAACCTACTAGGCAACTTGAGAGCTGGTGATGAGAAGGTCCAGGCAGAGAGCATTGCGCAGTGGATTGCGCTGCTCGTCGATGCGGAACGGCAGGCGCGGGAGGGGATCGAGCTCATAGAGGCAGCAACGCACAGCTTGCTGGAGGCTAACCAAAAGCTGCGCGATCTTGCTTACCACGTGCTGCCAGCGGCAACCTTTCCCCCTTCTATGGGCCTGGCGTGTGGTAAAGGCGAGGGCAGTGCATGCGACGGAACCTCGGGTGGAGTGTCGATCCGCGATGGTGACACCATACACTCCTTGCAagcggagctgaaggagtTGCTCGTAGCCCTCGAGGAGGTAAAAAGCGCCGCTGCCTACCCCACTTCAGCGCCGGAAGCGCTGGCATCAGCGGAGTCTGTCGCGGCGTCGAATCAAGAGCTGCTGGCGACATATGAGCGGGAGTtggcggagctgcgggcTCAAAATGCAACGCTAAGGAGCGAACTCGATACTCATGCAGCCATCGCCACAGAACGTGTTGAGAGGGCACTAGACGAGTGGACTCGGGCCGGTGTCGTCGACATTGCCGATGGTGATACGGAACATGAGGGCAGCGGCCGTAGAGGCACCAATGTGGTTTCTCCTGCGAGTAGGCAGCGGTACTTGACTGCGGATGAGGCCCTCCTGCGAGCCTTGATCGAGGCTGCGTTGGGACGAGAATCATCGACTGCTGCCTTCGCCGCTTCCAGCGgctcctcgtcctctgcACAGGTCAGCACTCAGGATGGGTCTGCCTCCGATCTGCAAGCGTCACACTCCGCTTCATCAACCAACGCCGATGAGCATGATGGGGCCATTACTGCCGGACAATCCTTAGGCACCGCATCCGACTCTCATCAGCCTTGGGGTGCACTCAGCAGAGATGCCCGGCTCTCGAGTGCTATGAGTGCGGCAGGAGCGTTGACAGCTTCACTGCCAGAattggtgcagcagcacttgAGCACGTTTGCCGCGGAGCACGATCGCCGCCTTGGTGGCCCCGACTCCGCACCGTCTTCCTCAATAGAAGGCGTTCTTTATCATGTGGTGGATGAGGTCGTGACGGCCTTTAACCACATGGTGAACGTGCCAGAGACAGTTGAAGGGGTCTCGAACGCTGATGGCAGCGTTGCCGCGCCTGCTCGAGAAATCACTGCGGTGTCATCATGGCTCTCCGTGCTGCATCGATGCCTCCTGCACAGGGTTGACGTGGTCGAAGCGGTGCGTGCCACCGGCACACGCGACAAGAGTCTGCTCTCTGCCGCTGAGTTTGGTGGGTCTACGGCGGATGCAGGAGGCGCCGTTGATTCCACCGCCGCTGAAGATGGTGCGATTCAATGCCGTCCCCCCGCTGCGGCCTCCTCAGATACGCGACGTAGAGgctcgctgccaccgctcaCAGACGAAGAAATATCCATCATAGGCGACCTTCGCCGCTCCGTCCATGACCTAGTGGCGTGGATTCTCGATCTTCTAGCTGAAAGGCAGCAGTACGCGACTTCTGTGGCGGCTTTAGACTCCATGACGTGTCAGCACGATGTGTTTCAGCCTCTGAAAGAGGTTCAAGCGGAATTGGAGAGGACAACCGCGCGCTTTgaagccgcagcggcggtcgaGAGTCGCGACAATGTCGCATACAGACACCGTGGAGTTACTACTCCGGACATCTTGCCACtcgaggcagctgcagcctcTAGCGGCGCTGACGGTGACCCCGAGTATTCTGAGAAGCATACTGCAGGTAGTTCCGATACGCTCAAAGTAGAGCACCGCCTCAAGGcacgactgcagcacgcTATGTCCGCCTTTGATAGCGCATGCGCGGAggctgtggcgctgcggcgtttGCTGACCACAATCCTCTATGGGAGTGAGGTGCCGCTTCGAAGTGCAGACTCGACCGATGGTGTCGTTGCGGCGGCAACGACCaatgcagctgcagcgtgtgaAGCGTTCCGCGCCGCTCAAGACGCGGGCATTGACGGAGTGGACAAGCTtcgaggagctgcagaggCATCAGTGGCGgtgagagcgagggaggaggtgtgggCTAACACTCTCACGCCAGCTGTGCTACAGGCGTGTGCGGATGCGCTCGTCGGTGGTCCATGTATCCAGGACGTGGTACACTCATTGCAGCTGATACTCGGGCGTTGTCCTGAAATAGACGGCAGCCCTAAGTGGGTTGGAGGCGCCGCTGATGTACTGCCCCTCTCGAAAGAGAGTATATGGAGCCTCGTGCAGGAGCTtcaccagcgcctcgctgcggAGCAGGCCCGCTGCAATAAGCTACTTGGTGGGGTGATGCTGATATCCGCCTCACTTGCTTCTTCGGAGAGTGAGCTGCTAGCGGCAGCCTACTCGACTGCGATGGCGGCAACGGCCAACGCAAGTGCCATGACAGACGAGGCCTTGAAGTCGTGGGCGGCGTACAGCAACAACTCTAATGAAGTGACGCCGGAAGAGCAACGTTGTCTTCACGAGCCTGCGGAGACAAAAGCCAAccctcgcctctcctcttttcccgcAGCCTGTGGGGGAGAGAATGCTCTCCACGAGGCTGTCCACACCGACCTCATCGTGACTCTGACTAGCGCGGAGGGCGCGCGCGATTTACGTAGCACTGCTTTAGACACCGCATGCTCCCTTCTGCCGAACTTAACTGCCCGTATCGCCGGCACAGAAACAACGCTTTGGCGGCTTGTAGGGGATCTCCTCCTACACGGCGCAGGTACAGGTGTGCCCTCGCTGGAGGTCTTGCTTGCCCTCCCAATCGTGAACCACACCGGTGTTCCAACTGCTGTCGACGCCAGTGAGAAAGATGGAGTGTCATTGGGTGACCACATGAGGGTGGCCGGAAATGCAGTCGAGGAGCTACTGAGTgagagtgaggaggcggcacgTGGGCGACGTGAGTGGATGCAGCAACTCCTGCGGTGGCTCAAAGACTTTCCTCTGGCGTCGGCGAGTGACGCCGCACCTGAACTGGCATCGGGGTTACAGTGTGATGCGTCCACCGCGCATGAGGTCTATgctcagctgctggaggagcttgCCGCCGCGGAGAGCGAGTTCATGAGTAGAGTCGGTGCGGTGGGGGCACTACTGCGGAAAACAAGCTGTGTGCATACCATCTCAGTTCCTGAGATGAGCAACGaagcaggaggtgctgatATTGCAATGcttgcggctgctgcctcgGCGGACATAGCGGAGGCTCTGCATGTTTCCGAAGCGCACATCAGCGTGACGGAAGCTTCCGTCGATCCCGTCCAACGTGTGGTACAGGTGAGTGCGACCATTGCTCATCACCCACACGCACTGACGCGTGCAGCCGTGCTTGGTTCCGTGCATGCCTGCCCGTGTGCACGCGTGCGGGAAGCGTTAAAAGGCGCACCAGCCAATTCTGCTACGACGGCTTCCAGCATGAACGAGCAGAGCACAGCACGGCCAGTGACTGTGGACTCGCCAGAGGGCATGGACGCCGTAAGCTGCCTCTCCACAagcctgctgcaccgcgcggCAAAGATAGCTGCCGTCGTCGAGTTTGAGAAACGAGTACTTGCGCTACTACCGACAGCGCAGGACACAGCCGTGGCGAACGTCAGAATGTCTACTATAGATGCAATGCCGGCTTGCAAGGCAGGGCAGACCTTG
This genomic window contains:
- a CDS encoding putative 60S ribosomal protein L2, with translation MGKTVLSCRKGNGSVYQVHGHKRLGSAKLRILDYAERHGYMRGVVKSIEHEAGRGAALARVEFRHPYKFRRVKELMVAPEGMFTGQSVFCGQKAPLAIGNVLPLGQITEGCIVCNVEAKPGDRGTLARASGDYCIIISHNHETGRTRLKLPSGQKKSVPSTSRAMIGIISGGGRIEKPVLKAGNSFYRFRGKRNCWPKVRGVARNPVEHPHGGGNHQHIGHPSTVSRHSPPGQKVGLIAARRTGRIRGGKAVKGAWHPEE